CGGGACGATCTCCTTAAGCCCCGATTTCTTGAGGAACCGAACGACCATCCTGACCGTCGTGGCGGTGGACTCGAGCTCCTGAGGTATCGCTCCCTCGGACCTCAGCTTGGCGATTCTGCCCTCAGAGGCGTAGAGCTGGTCCAGCAAACCTCCCCATGTAGGGGCGTTGAGCTCCCTGAAAAAGTCCACCGAGGCGTCCTGGGCGGCCTCCTCTCTCACCGACTTAAGCTCCTCCTCCAAAGACTCGAGCTGCTGCTGGGTTATCTCTAGAGAGGACGTCAGGTCCGAGACCCTGACCTCCAGCTCGGCGATTCGAGGATCCTCGTTGGCCTTGGCAACCCTTTGGGGGCGAAAGCCTCTCTCCTCTCCCATGATATCCAACACTGTTCGCAGGAATGATTCGGCGTTTTTCCAGTCCAGCAGAGGGATTATCCCTTTGACGTCCTCCAGAAAGGGGTTAGCCGTCTTTTGTGCCATCCTCCGAAGGACCATGGCGGAGGTATAAAAGGGTTTGTTCCTGTCGAAAACTACCTTTCTGACCCCCTCGTAAAGGGAGGATTCGACCTCGTCGTCACAGATAAGCCGTTCCACAGAAAGGGCGTAGTCGTCTATCCTCTTAACCAGATCATGCCTGAGTTCGGGGGCGTTGAGCTTCCAGCGACGAAGAGATTTTCTCGTATCGTCTAGGCATAAACCGGAAATCAGCCCTAAGGTCTCGTAGTTGCTTGAAGGTCGAGTAAAGACAGCGTCCATAAGGGAGACCTCCGTAGACCACTGGGACGACCCTCTAAGCCGCCTTCTCTTAGCCCTTACCAGCCCATCAATCCTTCTTTTTACTGCATCTCTGTCCATGACTACGCTCATAACGATCCTCTCCTTCATCAAA
This genomic interval from Dethiosulfovibrio salsuginis contains the following:
- a CDS encoding coiled-coil domain-containing protein: MSVVMDRDAVKRRIDGLVRAKRRRLRGSSQWSTEVSLMDAVFTRPSSNYETLGLISGLCLDDTRKSLRRWKLNAPELRHDLVKRIDDYALSVERLICDDEVESSLYEGVRKVVFDRNKPFYTSAMVLRRMAQKTANPFLEDVKGIIPLLDWKNAESFLRTVLDIMGEERGFRPQRVAKANEDPRIAELEVRVSDLTSSLEITQQQLESLEEELKSVREEAAQDASVDFFRELNAPTWGGLLDQLYASEGRIAKLRSEGAIPQELESTATTVRMVVRFLKKSGLKEIVPVGTKLTLSLNDIDGYIYEGSQFGDGEAKDVLVQSPGWSYRGEVVSRPSVKEA